A portion of the Salarias fasciatus chromosome 15, fSalaFa1.1, whole genome shotgun sequence genome contains these proteins:
- the LOC115402115 gene encoding serine protease 23-like: protein MLLLNACSGMDLKVCIYVLLCAASTALPGVCGESESRAESRWARQSLPGLQATHTAVLHTPSFQGREEEEDRGRREVLCGIECQSKLPLIDRSEQERILGYQTMYENGTCTHTDVSLEAFNETTAKPSAISSGRTRRRRQVYGADGRFVISDSHFITNYPFSTAVCLSTGCSGVLISPKHVLTAARCIHDGDDYLESTRKLKVGVLQLKTKRRRGGRRRGGQHRDGREEEGQTGEETGGGPPMEEGEEKNSIDGDVVRGRNRGEGGKRRGRRGHDGEVKRKGRGKGKRLSRKRRSAAAKKEPAFRWARVKQTQIPQGWLRTKSSSNPLSSDYDYAVLELKRPVKQKHMELGVAPSAAALARIHFSGYDADKGGDEKVVYRFCSVAKQSDDLMYQHCDAQDGARGAGIYVRLRQEAGRKGKWQRRVIGVFSGHRWVEEDGGEQKDFNVAVRITPPKYAQICYWIHGDPSLCKEI, encoded by the exons ATGCTTCTGTTGAATGCTTGCAG TGGAATGGACCTGAAAGTCTGTATATATGTGCTGCTCTGTGCAGCCTCCACAGCGCTTCCCGGTGTTTGTGGTGAGAGTGAGAGCAGAGCTGAGTCCAGGTGGGCCAGGCAGAGCCTCCCGGGGCTGCAGGCCACACACACGGCAGTGTTACACACACCGTCGTTCCAAGGGcgggaagaagaggaagacagagggcGGAGAGAGGTGCTCTGTGGGATCGAGTGCCAGAGCAAGCTGCCGCTGATTGATCGGAGCGAACAAGAGAGGATTCTGGGATACCAAACCATGTATGAAAATggcacttgcacacacacagatgtgagtTTGGAAGCTTTCAACGAGACGACCGCGAAGCCATCTGCCATCTCATCAGGTCGTACCAGAAGGAGACGGCAGGTCTACGGAGCGGACGGCCGCTTCGTGATTTCGGACTCTCACTTCATCACCAACTACCCGTTCTCCACCGCGGTCTGCCTCTCCACCGGCTGCTCCGGCGTCCTGATATCGCCAAAGCACGTGTTGACAGCGGCACGCTGCATCCACGATGGCGACGACTACCTGGAGAGCACCAGAAAGCTGAAAGTAGGGGTCCTGCAGCTCAAGACGAAACGAAGAAGAgggggcaggaggagaggagggcaacACCGAGACGGGAGGGAAGAGGAAGGGCAGACAGgtgaggagacgggaggaggtCCGCCGATGGAGGAGGGCGAAGAGAAGAACAGCATAGATGGGGATGTAGTGAGAGGGAGAAACAGAGGTGAAGGTGGAAAGCGCAGAGGAAGACGGGGTCACGACGGTGAAGTTAAGAGAAAAGGCAGAGGGAAAGGAAAGAGACTGAGTCGTAAGCGGCGCAGCGCCGCAGCTAAGAAGGAACCCGCCTTCCGCTGGGCCCGAGTCAAGCAAACTCAAATCCCTCAAGGATGGTTACGCACCAAGAGCTCCTCCAACCCTCTGTCCTCCGACTACGATTACGCAGTTCTGGAGCTGAAGCGGCCCGTCAAGCAGAAGCACATGGAGCTGGGCGTGgctccctccgccgccgccctggCACGGATCCACTTCTCAGGCTACGATGCTGACAAAGGCGGCGACGAGAAGGTGGTGTACCGGTTCTGCTCAGTGGCGAAACAGTCCGACGATCTGATGTATCAGCACTGCGACGCGCAGGACGGCGCCAGGGGCGCCGGCATCTACGTTCGTCTCAGGCAGGAAGCGGGCAGGAAGGGGAAGTGGCAGAGGAGGGTGATAGGCGTGTTCTCCGGCCaccgctgggtggaggaagaCGGAGGCGAGCAGAAGGACTTCAACGTTGCGGTGAGGATCACGCCTCCCAAGTATGCCCAGATCTGCTATTGGATCCATGGAGATCCAAGCCTCTGTAAAGAGATCTGA